The Polymorphobacter megasporae genome window below encodes:
- a CDS encoding class I SAM-dependent methyltransferase: MIATDTAQPWSAADYATNAHFVPALGAPVVALLNPQPGERILDLGCGDGVLTEKLVAAGASVLGVDADADMLDAARARGLDVEQVDGQALDYAAEFDAVFTNAALHWMPDQAAVAAGVFKALKPGGRFVGECGGFGNIAAIRAGIRAMMLVHGHAVPPVEAQVYQTAAEYTAVLEAAGFTAVHAEIIPRPTPLATGITGWLKTFRSGFLDNFGIDRAHQDGFAEEVEDFLRPMLCDHAGNWVGDYIRLRFHASKPA, from the coding sequence GTGATCGCAACCGACACCGCGCAGCCGTGGAGCGCCGCCGACTACGCGACCAACGCGCATTTCGTCCCGGCACTGGGCGCGCCGGTTGTTGCGCTGCTCAACCCGCAACCGGGTGAGCGCATCCTCGATCTTGGCTGCGGCGACGGCGTGCTGACCGAGAAACTGGTTGCAGCCGGTGCCTCGGTCCTCGGGGTCGATGCCGACGCGGACATGCTCGACGCAGCACGGGCGCGCGGGCTCGATGTCGAACAAGTCGACGGGCAGGCGCTGGATTACGCGGCTGAGTTCGACGCCGTCTTTACCAACGCTGCGCTCCACTGGATGCCCGACCAGGCGGCAGTCGCAGCGGGCGTCTTCAAGGCGTTGAAGCCGGGCGGCCGCTTTGTCGGCGAGTGCGGCGGCTTCGGTAACATCGCTGCGATCCGAGCCGGCATCCGCGCGATGATGCTCGTTCACGGCCACGCCGTGCCGCCGGTCGAGGCGCAGGTCTACCAAACCGCAGCTGAATATACCGCTGTCCTCGAAGCCGCCGGTTTCACCGCTGTCCACGCCGAGATCATCCCGCGACCGACCCCGCTCGCCACCGGCATCACCGGCTGGCTCAAGACCTTCCGGTCGGGCTTCCTCGATAATTTCGGCATCGACCGAGCGCATCAGGATGGCTTTGCCGAGGAGGTCGAGGACTTCCTCCGCCCAATGCTGTGCGACCACGCCGGCAATTGGGTCGGCGACTACATCCGCCTGCGATTCCACGCGTCCAAGCCAGCCTGA
- the gcvH gene encoding glycine cleavage system protein GcvH, translated as MTLYFTTDHEWVSVEGDSGTVGVTDYAQGQLGDVVFVEIPAAGTTVTKGTAAAVVESVKAASDVFTPVSGTVTEANAALTEDPALVNTAPETDGWFFKLTLSDPSELDALMDESAYKTFVASL; from the coding sequence ATGACCCTGTACTTCACCACCGACCACGAATGGGTATCGGTTGAGGGCGACAGCGGCACCGTCGGAGTCACCGATTACGCGCAGGGCCAGCTCGGCGATGTCGTTTTCGTCGAAATCCCGGCAGCAGGGACGACGGTGACCAAGGGTACCGCTGCGGCGGTCGTCGAGTCGGTCAAGGCCGCGTCGGACGTCTTCACCCCGGTGTCGGGCACGGTAACCGAGGCGAATGCCGCGCTGACCGAGGATCCTGCGCTGGTCAACACCGCTCCGGAGACCGACGGCTGGTTCTTCAAGCTGACCCTGTCCGACCCATCCGAGCTCGACGCGCTGATGGACGAATCCGCTTACAAGACATTCGTCGCCAGCCTGTGA
- the gcvT gene encoding glycine cleavage system aminomethyltransferase GcvT, whose product MDEAVALLPLDALHRELGGRMVAFAGYAMPIQYDGIIAEHNWTRTAAGLFDVSHMGQLTLPLGADVALETVLPGDITGLREGCLRYSMLLSPRGGILDDLMVTRRSGDIYLVVNGATKTADITHLAMSGLTVSHREDLALLALQGPKAVDALERLVPGVSELSFMRAGGFTWSDVPLWISRSGYTGEDGFEISVPAAAVEVLARALLAEPEVKPVGLGARDSLRLEAGLPLYGHDLTPDITPVEANLAFAISKRRKTEGGFPGAAIVLDQLFNSAARKRVGLRIEGRQPVREGAGVVVDGIKVGQVTSGGFGPALGAPIAMAYVPAALAADGTALHVDVRGRLLAATVVPMPFFPKSYVRQPLAKAGAAQ is encoded by the coding sequence ATGGACGAAGCCGTCGCCCTTTTGCCCCTCGATGCCCTCCACCGCGAACTCGGCGGACGGATGGTGGCGTTCGCGGGCTATGCGATGCCGATCCAGTACGACGGGATCATCGCCGAACATAACTGGACGCGGACCGCGGCCGGGCTGTTCGACGTCAGCCACATGGGGCAGCTGACGCTCCCGCTCGGCGCCGACGTCGCGCTCGAGACGGTGCTCCCTGGTGACATCACCGGGCTGCGCGAGGGCTGCCTGCGCTATTCGATGCTGCTCAGCCCGCGCGGCGGCATCCTCGACGATCTGATGGTGACGCGGCGCAGCGGCGACATTTACCTCGTCGTTAACGGCGCAACGAAGACCGCCGACATCACGCATCTAGCGATGAGCGGCCTCACCGTCAGCCACCGCGAAGACCTCGCGTTGCTCGCACTGCAAGGACCGAAGGCGGTCGACGCGCTCGAGCGGCTGGTGCCGGGCGTTTCCGAGCTTAGCTTCATGCGCGCCGGCGGCTTCACTTGGTCGGATGTGCCGCTGTGGATCAGCCGGTCGGGCTATACTGGCGAAGACGGCTTCGAGATATCGGTCCCCGCGGCCGCAGTCGAAGTGCTCGCCCGGGCGCTGCTGGCCGAGCCCGAGGTTAAGCCGGTTGGCCTCGGCGCGCGCGATTCGCTCAGGCTCGAAGCGGGGCTGCCGCTGTATGGGCATGACCTGACCCCCGACATCACGCCGGTCGAGGCGAACCTCGCCTTCGCCATCTCGAAGCGCCGCAAGACCGAGGGCGGCTTCCCCGGCGCGGCGATCGTCCTCGACCAATTGTTCAACAGTGCCGCCCGGAAGCGCGTCGGCCTCCGGATCGAAGGCCGCCAGCCGGTTCGCGAGGGCGCGGGCGTCGTCGTCGATGGTATCAAGGTCGGACAAGTCACCAGCGGCGGCTTTGGTCCGGCACTGGGCGCGCCGATCGCGATGGCGTACGTCCCCGCCGCGCTCGCCGCCGACGGCACCGCGCTCCACGTCGATGTCCGCGGACGCCTGCTCGCCGCGACCGTCGTGCCGATGCCCTTCTTCCCCAAATCCTACGTCCGCCAACCCCTTGCCAAAGCTGGAGCCGCGCAATGA
- the ispH gene encoding 4-hydroxy-3-methylbut-2-enyl diphosphate reductase yields MNIAPSFRRLPPLRVIIAAPRGFCAGVDRAVTIVERAIARFGAPVYVRHEIVHNAHVVDALKRQGAIFVEELSEVPDGVPVVFSAHGVPKAVPAEAAARGLNYLDATCPLVSKVHRQAERLVEAGRHILFIGHCGHPEVIGTFGQVPTGTMTLIETLDAAATVTVADPDSVGFLTQTTLSVDDTAAIVAELQRRFPAIVGPKGEDICYATSNRQAAVKVIAPDCDLVLVIGAVNSSNSQRLREVAERSGARAFLIPSAAELDWTWFQDVATVGVTAGASAPEVLVQELMTLLATRFETSIEEVTSAVEDVVFKLPRALNA; encoded by the coding sequence ATGAATATCGCGCCTTCGTTCCGGCGGCTGCCGCCTTTACGCGTCATTATCGCCGCTCCGCGCGGCTTTTGCGCCGGGGTCGACCGCGCCGTCACCATCGTCGAACGGGCGATCGCCCGCTTCGGCGCCCCGGTCTATGTCCGCCACGAGATCGTCCACAACGCCCATGTCGTCGACGCATTGAAGCGGCAGGGCGCGATCTTCGTCGAGGAGCTGAGCGAGGTTCCCGACGGCGTGCCCGTCGTGTTCTCGGCGCATGGCGTGCCCAAGGCGGTCCCCGCCGAGGCGGCGGCGCGCGGGCTCAACTATCTCGATGCGACGTGCCCGCTCGTCTCGAAGGTCCATCGCCAGGCCGAGCGACTCGTCGAGGCGGGACGGCATATCCTGTTTATCGGTCACTGCGGCCATCCCGAGGTGATCGGCACCTTCGGCCAGGTTCCCACGGGGACGATGACGCTGATCGAGACCCTCGACGCCGCCGCGACCGTCACCGTCGCCGATCCCGACAGCGTTGGCTTTCTCACGCAGACGACATTGTCGGTCGACGATACCGCGGCGATCGTTGCCGAGCTCCAGCGGCGTTTTCCGGCGATCGTCGGGCCGAAGGGCGAGGATATCTGCTACGCAACGTCGAATCGGCAGGCGGCGGTCAAGGTGATCGCGCCGGATTGCGACCTCGTCCTCGTCATCGGCGCGGTCAACTCGTCGAACTCGCAGCGGCTGCGCGAAGTCGCCGAACGGTCGGGGGCGCGGGCATTCCTGATCCCGAGCGCCGCCGAACTCGACTGGACATGGTTCCAAGATGTTGCGACGGTTGGCGTAACGGCGGGGGCGTCGGCCCCCGAAGTGTTGGTTCAGGAGTTGATGACGTTGCTTGCAACCCGTTTTGAAACCTCGATCGAAGAGGTCACCAGCGCGGTCGAGGACGTCGTGTTCAAGCTGCCGCGAGCGCTGAATGCCTGA
- the thrB gene encoding homoserine kinase, translating to MAVFTPVSAEALAGFLDRYDVGTATSFKGIAEGVQNSNFLLDTDRGTRYFLTLYEDRIDAADLPYFLALTTHLADKELPVPRPIPDRGERILQMLCGRPACLIEYVPGVSVTMPSPVDAFATAAAMGAMHRALTDFTLVRDNEHGPSGWRRLTAAIGDRFGAVSPGLSTIVEEELGALAARWPDSLDRSTVHADLFADNVLLLGGKVSGLIDFYFACTDIRAYDLAVMHAAWCFSADGRRYHPAIAAALFAGYRSEHPLTPAEVAAFATLCRGAALRFTLSRAYDWITTPADALVTKKDPMAFARRLTWYRSATHTELFGA from the coding sequence ATGGCAGTTTTCACTCCGGTTTCCGCCGAGGCGTTGGCCGGTTTCCTCGACCGCTACGACGTCGGCACCGCGACGAGTTTCAAGGGCATCGCCGAGGGCGTCCAGAATTCGAACTTCCTCCTCGATACCGACCGGGGCACCCGTTATTTCCTGACGCTGTACGAGGACCGGATCGACGCCGCCGACCTGCCTTACTTCCTCGCGCTGACGACTCACCTCGCCGACAAGGAGCTGCCGGTGCCGCGGCCGATCCCCGACCGCGGCGAGCGCATCTTGCAGATGCTGTGCGGCCGCCCGGCGTGCCTGATCGAATATGTCCCTGGCGTGTCGGTGACGATGCCGTCGCCGGTCGATGCCTTTGCCACCGCCGCGGCGATGGGGGCGATGCACCGGGCGCTGACCGACTTCACGCTGGTCCGCGACAACGAACACGGCCCGTCGGGCTGGCGGCGGCTCACCGCCGCGATCGGCGACCGCTTCGGCGCGGTGTCGCCGGGCTTGTCGACGATCGTCGAGGAGGAGCTAGGCGCACTCGCGGCGCGCTGGCCCGACTCGCTCGACCGCTCGACGGTCCACGCCGACCTGTTCGCCGACAACGTCCTGCTGCTCGGCGGCAAGGTCAGCGGGTTGATCGACTTCTACTTCGCCTGCACCGACATCCGCGCGTACGACCTCGCCGTGATGCACGCGGCGTGGTGTTTCTCCGCCGATGGCCGCCGCTATCATCCGGCGATCGCGGCGGCGTTGTTCGCCGGCTACCGCAGCGAGCACCCGCTGACCCCGGCCGAGGTCGCTGCCTTCGCCACCTTGTGCCGCGGGGCGGCGCTGCGCTTCACGCTGAGCCGCGCTTACGACTGGATCACGACCCCCGCCGACGCGCTGGTCACCAAGAAGGACCCGATGGCGTTCGCCCGGCGGCTGACATGGTATCGCAGCGCGACCCACACCGAGCTGTTCGGGGCCTGA
- the rnhA gene encoding ribonuclease HI gives MAIGAGTSDAPSVVIATDGACKGNPGRGGWGAILRMGTVERELMGAETLTTNNRMELTAAIRALEALTKPCRVILTTDSAYVRDGIMKWVHGWQKRGWRTADGSAVKNVDLWQALLAAAKPHQVDWRWVKGHSGDPDNERADALANTAIAAAARSKAAAAL, from the coding sequence GTGGCGATTGGTGCAGGAACCAGCGACGCGCCCAGCGTCGTCATCGCCACCGATGGCGCGTGCAAGGGCAATCCTGGACGCGGCGGCTGGGGCGCGATTTTGCGGATGGGAACCGTGGAACGCGAGCTGATGGGGGCGGAGACGCTGACCACCAACAACCGGATGGAGCTGACCGCGGCGATCCGCGCGCTCGAGGCGCTGACCAAGCCGTGCCGCGTGATCCTCACCACCGACTCGGCCTATGTCCGCGACGGCATCATGAAATGGGTCCACGGCTGGCAGAAGCGCGGCTGGCGGACCGCCGACGGCAGTGCGGTCAAGAACGTCGACCTGTGGCAGGCGCTGCTCGCCGCCGCCAAGCCGCACCAGGTCGATTGGCGCTGGGTCAAGGGCCACTCGGGCGACCCTGACAACGAGCGCGCCGACGCACTGGCGAATACTGCGATTGCGGCGGCGGCACGGTCGAAGGCGGCGGCTGCCCTCTAG
- a CDS encoding NAD(P)/FAD-dependent oxidoreductase, with translation MTKHYDIAIVGAGIAGASLAYFLGRHGAGSIVLLEAEDTPGYHTTGRSAAFWEPTYGGAGVVPLSAASRPFFDTPPPGFAVHPLLSPRGALHISAPGEDGALAAIAADFDGFGVETRVVDAAAMAARYPIVGGGWERAGLLEPDCHDIDVAALHAGFLAGAKRAGAVLVCNARVERAERRAADEADTPHEGLPSPSGEGPGVGESRYANTEAPHPRAGASAPSLAPPLKGRGSEYLWHLATTAGDFTATALVDAAGAWGDHLAALAGVAPLGLMPLRRTMVVLDVDPAPPADLPVVFDAAGSFYFKPDGGRLWLSPHDEIADVARDAAPEELDIAVAIDRFERATTARVRRVERSWAGLRTFSPDRNPVYGFDSDVPGFFWCVGQGGFGIQTAPAAGDLAARALLGLPPGPVDAAAYAPGRLR, from the coding sequence ATGACCAAGCATTACGACATCGCCATCGTCGGCGCGGGCATCGCCGGGGCGAGCCTCGCCTATTTTCTTGGGAGACATGGCGCGGGGTCGATCGTCCTGCTCGAAGCCGAGGACACGCCGGGCTATCACACGACCGGGCGCTCGGCGGCATTCTGGGAGCCGACCTACGGCGGCGCGGGGGTCGTCCCGCTGTCGGCGGCGAGCCGCCCCTTCTTCGACACGCCTCCGCCGGGGTTCGCGGTGCACCCGCTGCTGTCCCCGCGGGGCGCGCTCCACATTTCCGCGCCGGGAGAAGATGGCGCGCTCGCTGCAATCGCCGCCGACTTCGACGGCTTCGGCGTCGAGACGCGGGTCGTCGATGCGGCGGCGATGGCGGCGCGCTACCCGATCGTCGGCGGCGGCTGGGAGCGGGCTGGTCTCCTCGAACCCGATTGCCACGACATCGATGTCGCGGCGCTGCACGCGGGGTTTCTCGCCGGGGCGAAGCGCGCCGGGGCGGTGCTGGTGTGCAACGCGCGGGTCGAGAGAGCGGAACGCCGCGCCGCAGATGAAGCGGACACCCCCCACGAGGGCCTCCCCTCCCCTTCAGGGGAGGGGCCGGGGGTGGGGGAGTCGCGGTATGCCAACACCGAAGCTCCCCACCCCCGGGCCGGCGCAAGCGCGCCGTCTCTCGCCCCTCCCCTGAAGGGGAGGGGAAGCGAATATCTCTGGCATCTCGCCACAACCGCGGGCGACTTCACCGCGACCGCCCTTGTTGACGCTGCGGGTGCATGGGGTGACCATCTCGCCGCTCTCGCCGGAGTCGCGCCGCTCGGCCTGATGCCACTGCGGCGGACGATGGTCGTCCTTGATGTCGACCCCGCCCCGCCCGCCGACCTGCCGGTCGTCTTCGACGCCGCGGGGAGCTTCTACTTCAAGCCCGATGGCGGGCGCCTGTGGCTGTCGCCGCACGACGAGATCGCCGATGTCGCCCGCGACGCCGCGCCCGAGGAACTCGACATCGCCGTCGCGATCGACCGCTTCGAGCGTGCAACGACCGCCCGTGTTCGCCGGGTCGAGCGAAGCTGGGCCGGGCTGCGGACCTTCTCGCCCGACCGTAACCCGGTCTATGGCTTCGACAGCGACGTCCCCGGTTTCTTCTGGTGCGTCGGGCAGGGCGGCTTCGGCATCCAGACCGCCCCAGCGGCGGGCGACCTCGCCGCGCGGGCGCTGCTCGGCCTGCCGCCCGGGCCGGTCGACGCGGCAGCATATGCCCCCGGGCGGTTGAGGTAG